The proteins below come from a single Dermatophilaceae bacterium Soc4.6 genomic window:
- a CDS encoding alpha/beta hydrolase produces MIERIVSVADIDGRILTAAEWGDPKGFPVVALHGTPGSRFGRHPDEGAVRELGIRLITYDRPGYGGSTRHVGRRVVDCVRDVVAVADAFGLGQFAVTGASGGGPHCLAIAARLPDRVLRARCVVGLAPFDAEGLDFYAGMDPENIREIGLAEQGESVLQPELDRMATADLERMAADPSKLLSDDWELADADRAVLADPRIQAMAGEMMREAYRNGVWGWVDDDLAFLQPWGFDLAEIRVPVEVHYGAEDVLVPAAHGAWLAGHVPSAQVTVNKDGGHLTDLDTGLRDLRSLVAAAR; encoded by the coding sequence ATGATCGAGCGCATTGTCTCCGTGGCCGACATCGATGGGCGGATCCTCACAGCTGCGGAATGGGGGGATCCCAAGGGTTTCCCCGTTGTGGCTCTCCACGGCACTCCGGGCTCACGATTCGGTCGTCACCCGGATGAGGGCGCGGTGCGTGAGCTCGGCATTCGCCTGATCACGTACGACCGCCCCGGTTACGGCGGCTCGACTCGACACGTAGGACGGCGGGTCGTCGACTGCGTTCGTGACGTCGTCGCTGTCGCGGATGCCTTTGGTCTGGGGCAGTTCGCGGTCACCGGTGCGTCGGGGGGCGGCCCGCACTGCCTCGCCATCGCGGCCCGGCTCCCTGACAGGGTACTTCGCGCGAGGTGCGTCGTCGGGCTCGCACCCTTCGACGCTGAGGGCCTGGACTTCTACGCGGGGATGGACCCGGAGAACATCAGGGAGATTGGTCTTGCCGAGCAGGGTGAGAGCGTCCTGCAGCCCGAGCTCGACCGGATGGCAACGGCTGACCTCGAGCGTATGGCGGCCGACCCGTCGAAGTTGCTGTCGGATGACTGGGAGCTCGCAGACGCCGACCGGGCCGTGCTGGCCGACCCCCGCATACAAGCTATGGCGGGCGAGATGATGCGAGAGGCCTACCGGAACGGCGTCTGGGGGTGGGTTGACGACGACCTCGCCTTCCTGCAGCCATGGGGCTTCGACCTCGCCGAGATCCGCGTGCCCGTCGAGGTGCACTACGGGGCCGAGGACGTGCTCGTCCCGGCGGCGCACGGGGCATGGCTCGCCGGCCACGTCCCGAGCGCCCAGGTAACAGTGAACAAGGACGGCGGACACCTGACCGACCTGGACACCGGGCTCCGGGACTTGCGATCCCTGGTCGCGGCCGCACGCTGA
- a CDS encoding Lsr2 family protein yields the protein MARTVIEQISDDLDGSTNASAVTFSYDGTEYTIDLSSKNKTAFDKVMKPYIAAGTKVTGRRATPRKGVRSTTAKRNDLSAIREWATANGYEVSARGRVKAEIIDAYTAAH from the coding sequence ATGGCCCGTACCGTGATTGAGCAGATTTCCGACGACCTCGATGGCTCGACCAACGCCTCCGCTGTCACCTTCAGTTACGACGGCACTGAGTACACGATCGACCTGAGCTCCAAGAACAAGACGGCGTTCGACAAGGTGATGAAGCCGTACATCGCAGCCGGCACCAAGGTCACGGGGCGTCGGGCGACGCCACGCAAGGGCGTGCGGTCGACGACGGCGAAGCGCAACGATCTGAGCGCGATCCGGGAGTGGGCCACGGCCAACGGCTACGAGGTCTCAGCTCGCGGCCGGGTCAAGGCGGAGATCATTGACGCATACACCGCCGCTCACTGA
- a CDS encoding helix-turn-helix domain-containing protein, whose protein sequence is MDTAAVALPRVSGRHRNHALASARRARAIRLVTEGQTYQQVADHLGYSNRGTVHRLVRTALMNETVNAVSELRRLESDRLDALLHSVWDQAMAGDLNAVRVATAVVMARVKLLGLEGAGSPPTTAGRTVVLLSEERAALGLD, encoded by the coding sequence GTGGACACAGCTGCAGTGGCGCTACCTCGGGTTTCAGGCCGCCACAGAAACCACGCCCTGGCCTCTGCGCGCCGAGCGCGGGCGATCCGGCTGGTGACCGAAGGCCAGACCTATCAGCAGGTCGCCGACCACCTCGGATACAGCAACCGGGGCACCGTGCACCGTCTGGTGCGGACAGCACTCATGAACGAGACCGTCAACGCCGTCTCCGAGCTGCGCAGGCTCGAGAGCGATCGCCTCGACGCGCTCCTGCATAGCGTCTGGGACCAGGCGATGGCCGGCGACCTAAACGCCGTCAGGGTCGCGACAGCGGTCGTCATGGCGCGGGTGAAGCTCCTCGGACTGGAAGGCGCAGGATCCCCGCCGACCACGGCGGGACGCACTGTGGTTCTGCTGTCTGAGGAGCGTGCGGCCCTGGGGCTGGACTGA